GTCTCGAGCGGTGGATCGAACCGGAGGGTCCACGCCTCGGCGTGCGGGGCCGGCGGGCTCGACGGTTCGGTCGCGCGCGGCGCGTCGGCGCGCGACGCGCACGCGGCGAGCGTCACCAGGGCCGTGAGGAGCAGCGTGCGCATGATGGTTGGACACTACCGCACGCGTCGGCCATGGGGCGATCACGCGCGTGCACGCGACGCCCCCCGATCAAGGTCGTGGGGAGCAGGGGCTCAGCGCGGCCTCGACGTCGGCGACCCGCGCCTCGGCGACGAGCTCGCTCCAGCCCGCGCGCTCGGCGGGCGCGACGCCGGTCCTCGCCTGGGCGCGCTGGGCCTCGGGGCCGAGCTCCTCGCCGGTCCTCGCCCGGGCGCGCTGGGCCTCGGGGCCGAGCTCCTCGCCGACGCAGCGCACGTAGCGCTCGCCGCCTCGGCGGCGCCGGCGGTACCTCCAGATCCCAGCGTCCCGCCCAACGGCGGCGCTGGCGCGGTTCCGGAGCGGCACGGTGGTTGCTCTAGCCACGCAGGATGAACCTTCACATCTACCGGCTGCTGGTCCCGGCGGCGTTGCTCGGGGCGTGCGTGACCTCCGATGAGCTCGCGACGGACACCCTGTCCTCGGCCATCGTGGTCGCGCCCCTGTGCGCGGCGCCCTGCACGGTCACCGTCAACCTGGACGGCTCCTTCACGCCGCCCAACGTGACGGTCAATGAAGGCGAGAGCGTGACCTTCGTCGCGGCGAGCGGCACGCTGCGGACGACCGACGCGGTGGTGCGGGTGTCGCTCGCGGAGATCCTGGCGGCGACGACGACGGCGTGCTTGCAGACGAACCGAGCCTACGACATCTCGCACGTCCTGCCGGGCGACGACAACGAGCTGACGGGGCCACTTCGTCGCGGGACGTCTGGCATCTATGCGCTCGGTCCGGAAGAGGCCGAAGGTACTACGAAGGCACGACCGCGCAGACGTGCGATGACATCGCGCTGGCCGCCGGTGGCACGCTCCCCTCAGCCATCGAGACCTGGGATCAGGACGGCGACGGACTCGAAGACCCGGTCATCGTCGGCACCGGGAAGTTGTGCCGCAAGTTCCTCCGGCGCAACGGCAAGGTCGCGAGCTCCAACTCCCCCTACATCCTGCAGAGCACGTGGGACAACCCGGACGTGACCGGCGGCGTGGTCCGCATCAACTGGCGAGATCTCTACAAGGAGACGGCGCCGGGCCCTGGCGTCTACGTTCACGACTACACCAAGCTCGACACCGAGCTCGAGAATGCCGCCCAGCGCGGCAAGCTCGTCTTCCTCGAGCTGCTCGCCGGCGCCGGCACCCCTGACTGGCTGTTCAGCGAGACGCCGTCACAGGTGGCCGGCTCGCTGCCGACCATCGACAGCTCGCAGACCGAGCTGGTCGCGCGCTCGGTGCTCCCGATCGAGACCCAGGACTTCGGCACCTCGGGCAGCTACGTCGTCGACGCGACGCATTGTGGCTACCCGAAGACGATGGGCTCGCCGGGCGACGCGAACTACCAGGCCGCGATGATCGCCACCATCGACGACGTCACCGCGCACATCCGCGCCAGCGCGACGCACTTCCAGGCGCTCGGCAGCCTCAAGGTCACCGGCCTCAACTTCCTCACCGGCGAGATGCGGCTGCCCAAGCGGTGCCTCAGCCACGCCGACCCGGTCAACGCGAGCTGCTACTGCAATACGCGCATCTGGGCCACGCCCCAGGACTGGGCGAGCGCCGTCAAGACCACCGTCGACAACTACCGCTACGTCGGCAACGGCGACGCGCCGGCGACGCCGGTCTGGGCCGGCGGCTACACCGAGGCCAACGCGCAGGCGTTCATGACCGCGGTCGAGAACGCCATCTTCATCGGGCTCGGCCGCCGCACGACGATGCACTACATGTTGATCCAGGATGGGTTCCCGAAGGTCACCGATGCCACCCACTACGAGGAAGAAGACCCGCTCGCGCCGGTCGCCCCCAACCTGGGCTATCTCGAAGACTTCGACCACCAGACCAACCTCGCGCTCGAGAACGGACGAAACGGCCTCTTCCGCACCGGCGTCGACCCCGACGCGCCATCGCTCTTCTCGGCGATGAACGCCTCCCCTCGGGCCGCTGCCCGTCGACCCCATCACGGGGCTGCCCGACCCGTACAACCTGGCGACGGTCGGGTGCAAGCAGATGCTGGCGACCGCGCTCGTCAACAGCAAGCGCCGGGGCGTGCTCGCGGCGCCGGTCGCGAACCCGTCGCTGGGCGCCTTCAGCGGCGCCGCGGTGGGTGCCCGAACAAGTGGGCCAACGTCGAAGGTCGCCGCGGCGCAATCACGGGGTACCAGACGAAGAACGACATCGCGAACTCCGACGAGCTCTCCTCCGCGCTGTGGAACGAGACCCTCGACACCAACGCGGTGTTCCTCGAGGTCTACGAGCTCGCCCTCTGGCGCGCGCTCCAGGAGCGGGTCTCGCTGGGCCAGACCTACCTGAGCACGTCCGCGGCTGGATATGCCGACATCCCCGAACGGCAGAAGAGCCTCGCCGATTGGACCGCCGAGCTTCACGCGCGTCGGCGCACGATCGCCAACGACGTCAGCAACGCGAACAATCGCCACATGAAGGATCCGTTCCCCGACAGCTACACCTTCCACTTCAAGAAGAACCTGAACCCGGCGACGGTGCTCGCGGAGAGCTACTTCTTCATCAACCCGGCGGGACGCTGCACCCATCCCGGCGCGCCGCGAAGCGGCAATCTCAACTACGGCCAGGTGACGGTCCTGGCGCAATAGCCACGCCGCGCCGTGGGCGCCAGGCTCACCATGGCACCGCGCCGGCGTCGTCGAAAAGCCGCCCGTCGGGCCGCCGGCGGGCAGCGTCGCGAGCCGCGCGATGATGGCGGCGCCCTGCGCGACGGTGCGGAGGCCCTGGTAGGCGTTGAGGTCGGTGGCGACGTAGCCGTTCTGCGACCAGAGCCCGCTGCACCGGCACGTCGTGCGCGTGGTGGGCTGCACGCCGGGGACGTACGCCGGCAGCCGACGGCGCGCGCGCGGCCCGCGGGCGCTGCGCGACGGCACCACTGGCGCGGCCTGACGATCGTGATTACTGAGGCCGCATGTCCATCCTCTGGGTCCTGTTCATCGGTGTCATCGTGGGCGCGTTCGCGCGCCTGCTGATGCCGGGGCGTGGTCCGGCTGGCCTGCTGGTCACGTCGCTGCTCGGCGTGCTCGGCGCGGTGACCGCGCGCCTCATCGGCGTCGCGGGCGGCTGGTATCGCACGAACGAGACGGCGGGCTTCGTCGCCTCGGTGCTCGGCGCGATGCTGCTGCTGTGGATCTACCGCGGGTACGCGCGGCGCCGGGCTGCGCGAGAAGCGCGCGAAGCCCAGCGCGCCTGAGCGCGAGCAGCGCCGCGCGACGCGGGGCGAGGATCCGCGGCGCCGGCGCACCCATCGATCGTGCGTGAGCAAGCGAGCGTGTCGGTGGGCACGTAGATCCGCGTGAACCTGGACCGGGTGACCGGTGCCAAGACACTGGCTCAGGCCCGGCTGCGCGATCGGGGGGCCCGTAGCCACTCCTCAGCCCCCTGCCCCCCGCCGCGCCTCCAGCAGCGCCTCGAGGATCTCGGTACCGTGCGTCCATAGCACCGAGCCGCCGGCGCCCGCCACGACGGTGCGCGCGGCGCCGGGGATGCGGCGCGCGAGCGAGGCGCCGAAGTCCAGCGAGTGGAAGGGACTCGTATCGCAGCTGCCGTACCAGAGGTGCACGGGCTGGCGGAGCTCGTCCGGGTCGAACGGCCAGCGCTGCATCGCCAGGAGCGTGTCGCGCGCGTAGCCGTCCGGCCCTTGGGCGAAGCCCTCGTCGAGGGCGGACGCGAAGGCGGCGGCGAACGTCGGCTCGAGGTAGACCGCGCGGTCCACCTCGGGGCTGCGGCTGCTGACCATCTCCTGCAGCGTCGCCGGCGTCATCATGCCGCGGAACAGCGCCTCGGCGGCGAGTGGGTCCGCCTCCGCAAGCTCCACGAGCTGCCGGACCTCGGGCGGGAGCATGCCGCGCAGCACCGGCCCCGCCAGCTCGTCGGTCCCCGAGACCACCGCCACCGCCGAGACGGCGTCGGCCGCGGCGCACGCGAGCGCGAGCGGCGCGCCCTGCGAGAACCCGATGATCGCCGGCCGCGCGAGCGCGAGCGCCGCGGCGAGCGCGCGGACGTCCGCGGCGGTGTCGAGCAGCGTGCGGCCCGGGTCCGGATCCGAGCCGCCGAGGCCCGGGCCGGTCGAAGGCGATCAGCCGACACCCAGACGCTCGACCGCGCCGGCGGCAGCCTGAGCAACTGCTCGTGGCCGCGCCCGGTGAGAACAGCACCGGCGCGCCGTCCGCAGGGCCCCACTCAGACCACGCCATCTTCCGCTCCGGCGCCACACGAGCCGCGCCGCGCCGGGCCGGTGCGCTCGGGCTGCCAGGATCTTGCTCGGCCATGCGATGAGCCTAGCTTCGGGCGGGGCACGGTCGTCGCACGCGCGCACGAGATCGCCTACGCTGCCGCGATGCTCCGCTGCTCGATGCCGTTGTTCATGTTGCTGTTCGCCTGCGGCGGCGCTTCGTCGCCCGCGTCGTCGCCCGCCGCCAAGGCCCCGGAGGCCCCCACCGCGTCGCCCGCGGCAGCGCGCCCCGCCGCCAAGGCCCCGGAGGCTCCCGATCGCGACTATCAGGAGGCGCTGCGCTGCGACGAGGAGTGCGAGACCACGGAGGAAGGCGACGCCGACACCGTCGAGGCGTACTGCCGCGAGCAGTGCGGGCTGCCGCCGCGCGAGCCGTGATCCCGCGGGCGGCGTGATGGTCGCGCCTTCCCTCCCCGCCTCGTGCAGCTCGTACTAGTGCGCCGACCGGGTGACTGTGATCCGTCCACGGCGTCGAGGCGCCCCAAGGGCGAGGCGCAACGACGAAGGGCTACTGCCTGTAACTCGAGGAGTTGGAACGAAGCCCATGGGGATGGATCGGCAGGGTTCCCACAGGCGCGAAGCGACCTGAAGGGATCGTGGCGGGTTCAGAATCATCCGGTCGGAGCACTAGGCGTCGAGCACGGCCGGGAAGCCCCAGGCCGCGAACAGCTCGGGCAGCACGTAGGTCGTGAGCTCGACGATGCGGCCGTGGGCGTCGAGGGACAACGCGGTGAGGCAGACGGAGTGGTAGCGACCGTCGGGTGCGCGGACATACGCCAGCGCCGCGGGCTCGCCGTTCATCGGCGCGGGCACCATCTTGTAGCGGCCCGGGCGCGGCTCGCCGTCCCAGGTGCCGGGCGACCGCATCGTCGCGACCACCGCGTCCTTGCCGTCGAGCCAGTACTCCCAGGGCGGCATGTTCATGACCGCGTCGGTCGCGAGCAGGGCGACGAAGCCATCGAAGTCGCCGCTCTCCCACGCGCGCACGAAGCGCTCGACGACCTCCGCGTGGCTCGGCGCGAGCACCGACGTCGCCGGTGCCGCGCGCGCGATCGTGGCGCGGGCGCGCTGCAGGGCGCTGTTGATCGCGGCCTCGGTGGTCTCGAGCATGGCGGCGACCTCGACGACGCTCCAGTCGAGCACGTCGTGGAGGATCAGCGCGGCGCGCTGGCGCGGCGGCAGCACCTGCACGACCCGCACGAGCGCGAGCCGGACGCTCTCGCGCAGGCGCGCGGCCTGCTCAGGGCTGGGCGCCGTCGGCAGCAACGCGTCCGGGTACGGCTCGATCCACGCGATGTCGGCGCGCGGCGCGGTCGTGGGTGGCCCCGGCGCGATCGACGGGCTCACGTCCTGCGGGAGCACGCGGCGCGACCGCACCTTGAGCAGATCGAGGCAGGTGTTGGTGACGATCCGGTACATCCACGCGCGGAAGGTGCCGCGCGGCTCGTAGGTCGCGAGCGCGCGCCACGCCTTGAGCCGTGATTCCTGGAGGGCGTCGTCGGCGTCGTGGAAGCCGCCGAGCATGCGGTAGGCGTACGCGTGCAGCTCGCGGCCGAGCGGCTCGACGAGCGCACGAAACGCGCGCTCGTCGCCCCCGCGGGCGGCCTGGACCAGGGGATCGAATTCTTCGCTCATGGACCGATGACCGGCGGGCGCGCCCGTCGTTTCACGACCAGACTACACGGCGAAAGGCCCGTACAGATGAGCATCGCGTTCTTCAGCGTCAGCGTCTCCCTCGACGGATACCTCGCACCGCCCGGCATGGACCTGGCCCACGCCGGCGATCCGACCTTCGACGACTGGGCGGCCCAGTGGAGCAAGCTCCAGAGCTGGGTCTTCCCGCTGCGCTTCTTCCGCGAGCGGTTGAAGCTCGGCGACGGCGGCGAGACCGGCACGGACAACCAGATCGTCGAGCACACGTTCGCGCGCACCGGCGTCAGCATCATGGGCAAGCGCATGTTCGAGCTCGGCGAGGCGATGTGGCCCGAGGAGGCGCCGTTCCACACGCCGGTGTTCGTGCTGACCTCGCAGGTCCGTGCGCCGTGGGTGCGACCCGGCGGCACGACGTTTCACTTCGTCAACGACGGCATCGCGAGCGCGCTGCGCCAGGCGCGCGCGGTGGCCGGCGACCGCGACGTCCGCATCGCCGGCGGCGCCGACGTGATCCAGCAGTACCTGCGCGCGGGGCTCGTCGACGAGTTCGCGCTCGCGATCTCGCCGGTCATGCTCGGCGGCGGGCGCCGGCTCTTCGAAGGCATCGGCCGCGAGGTCGGGGTCGAGCTCGTGGAGACCATCCCATCGCCGCGCGTGACCCACGTGCGCTACGCGCGCGCGCGCGGTGAGCCGCGGCCGGACCTCGAGGTGCGCCCCGACCGGAACCGCGGCGGATCCACGTCGGCGGATCCCGCGGCCCGCTCGCGCGCTGCCGCCGCCGGGGTAGCGTCGGGAGGACGCGCCCCGGACGCGTCCGCGGCGTCGACGCGAGCGACCTGCGCGCACGACCAGCACGCCGACGCGGTCGCGGATCGCGCGGTCACGGAGGGCGTCCGCAGCGTCAGGCCCGACGCGCCCACCGACCGGCCCGCGCCTCAGAAAAACGAGGAAGGTCGACGCGCGCTGCCCCATCGGATGCCGTCGGACGGCCGCAAGAAACGTCTCACCGGGGCGGCGGCCAGGTACAATTCCACTGGGGTGTCCGAGGTCGCCGAGAATACTGCGCTCGCCGAGCTGCTCGGCGCGATCGCCGATCGCAAGATCCGGCGGAAGGTCCAGAAGTTGCTGCAGCTCGGCGAGGAGGCGGTCCGCGCGCTCGGCGAGCTCGACACCGCCATGTACGCCCACGAGGACGGTGAGGCGCAGATCCAGATCGTCGCGGACGCGGTCCTGAGCCACTTCCGCCGGCTCCTCGAGATGCTCGGCGTGCTGGCGGGCGAGGCGGCCGCGCCGGGGGCGCCCGACGGCGCCGCCCCCGAGGCGCCGGCCCGGACGTCGTCGCCGCGCATCATCGCCGTGCGCAGCATGACCGACGAGCAGAAGTGGCGCTCGCTCATCGGCGAGATCGACACGCTCCAGTACGGGCTGAGCTCGGAGCTGCGCGAGTTCGATCGCCGCTTCTCGGACGCGCTGACCCACGACCGCATGGAGCAGGCCCTCGTCGATCTCAACGACGCCACGTCCGCGCTGATGGACGGGGTCTTCGCGGTCATGGCGAGCGTGTACGAGTGCTTCCTCGGGCACGCCGAGCCCGAGCGCATGATCCCGGGGCACCGCGACACCCTCGGCAAGGGCCTGGCGGTGCGCCGCGCGGTCGCCGAGCTGCGGCGCACCGTCCGCCGTCTCAATCGCACGATCCAGGACCGCGCGACCGCGCCGGCCGCGGCCGAGGCGAACTACCGGAGCGTCGTCGCGGTGATGGTCGACTTCATCGAGCGCGACGTGTTCTTCTACCTGCGCTCCGACACCCGCAAGGAGTTCCTCCACGTCCGCGAGGTGCTCGAGGCTGGGGACGCCGCGCGCAATCGCAACGACTGCGAAGGCTTCGACAAGTATCTCGACTCGCTCGCGTTCCTGTCCCAGCGGGGCGTGCTCATCAAGCACGACACCGACCTCAAGGCCAAGATCGCCGCCGAGCTCGGGCGGGCCCTGGCCTACGCGGCGGTGCTGCCCGACCTGGTGTGCGAGGTGATGCAGGAGGCCTTCGTGAAGGCCGAGCGGCTCTTCGGCCTCAGCGACCAGATCGACGCGATCGTCCAGCGGTGGTCGGCGTTGCCCCCGGCGGCCCAGGGCGACGCCGGCGAGGTCGTGCCGCTGGCGCGCGAGCTGCTGGAGCTGGTGCGGCCCCCGGCGAGCCCGACCGCCCCCGCGAGCGGCGAGTTCTTCTGACCTGATCCGGCGGGGGGCGGTGTCGACCCAACGTGGTCAGGCCGTCGCGTCCGCGAGGGGGCCGGCGAACACCAGCAACGTGGCGATCCGGCCGTCGGTGTCGAGCTCGCCGGCGTCGAAGAACTCGACGCTGGGTCGTGCCGACGGCGTCGATGACGCTGGTCACGCGGAACCCGAGCACCTGCGGATCGGCGAGGACGCGCGCGATCATGGCCTCGACGCCGGCGCGCCCGCGGATCACGGACGACCGCGCGACGAGCCGGCCGTCCTCGGCGAAGCAGCCGAGCCCCGAAACGACCGAACCCCGCCGGGGGTGACCCGACGGGGCTGGAGGACGACCGTGGCGCTATGGGGCTAGCGCTGGTGGACCTCGCCGATGGCGGCGGTCCGGCCGGGGCCGTGGCAGATCACGCACTGCTCCTGCGTGCCACCGGCGGGGACCGACGAGCGCGGTCCGTAGAAGATGCCGCCCATCGCCTGCATGTGGTTGAGGGCCGGGGTCGAGTCGTGGCAGGCCGAGCACGCGCCGGTGATCGGCGACAGGACCAGCGTGGTCGGCGCCGCCTCGGTGGTCGCGCCCGTGCCCGCGTTGAACGAGAACCCGCCGCCGTAGTTGGTCACGCCGTCGGAGACCACGTACGGCGAGATCGTGTAGTAGGTCGAGTTGACCAGCGGGTCGGTGTTGTAGACGCCGGTCGCCACGGTGGTCAGCGGCTCGTTGGCCAGCGCGGTCAGGTTGGCGGCGTTGGAGAAGTCGTAGGTCCCGGGGACGTGGCAGGTCGTGCACGTGTTGAGGGTGCCGGGGAACTCGACCTCACCGAAGCCAGCGCCGACCGCGGCCGCGTGCCAGGTGAACGGGGTCGTGCGCTTGCGACCGGCGTGGATGGCGTGGAGGAAGTACTTCGAGCCAGCCGACCAGCCCGAGCTGGTGCGGTTCGGGTTGTGGCAGAACGAGCAGGTCGGCCCGTCGTTGCGCTGCCCGGCGTGGAAGTTCGGCTCGACGCCGAGGGTGCCGTGGCACGCCTTGCACTTGGCGTTGTCGACGATGGCGCGGCGGCCGGTGAAGCCGGTGGCGGTCTTCCAGACGTTGGGCGCCGGGACGCTCAGGCCGCCCTGGGCCTTGCCGTCGGCGGGGACGTTGGGCGTCCACGGGAAGCCCATGACGTTGGTCTGGACCAGCGGCGGCGTGCTCGACAGCGAGTAGGTGTACCCGACGCCGCCGGTCAGCATCTTCGCGGTCGCCGGGATCTGAACGCCGGTGAGCTTGATGGTGTAGTAGCCGGTCGCGTCCGGGCCGGCGATCGTGCCGGCGCCGGTGCCGGTGGCGCTGCCGTCCCAGATCTTCTTGATGTAGCCGCTGGCCGACGCGTTGAAGTCGGTCGGCGACGCGTTGCCGTCCTGCGGCACCGCGAACGCGAAGTACACGCTGGGCGAGCCGACGAAGTTGGGCATCAGCTCGGTGACCACGCCGGCGCTGTAGGTCTGGAACACCACGTCGGTGCCGTTGCGCTTCAGCTTGAACGTGATCTGCGGACGCTTGATCGCGCCGTCGAGCCAGGTGTCGACGCTCTTCAGGTCGTAGGTGATCGTGTCGGCGCCAGGCGGGACGTAGCCGCCCGCGGCCACGTACGACGCGTTGGTGTTGTTGTTGGTGCCGCCCGGGAGCCAGGCGTTGGCGGGGTCGGGCTTGGCGACCGGGACGTGGTACTTGGCGACC
This genomic window from Myxococcales bacterium contains:
- a CDS encoding GlsB/YeaQ/YmgE family stress response membrane protein, translated to MSILWVLFIGVIVGAFARLLMPGRGPAGLLVTSLLGVLGAVTARLIGVAGGWYRTNETAGFVASVLGAMLLLWIYRGYARRRAAREAREAQRA
- a CDS encoding RNA polymerase subunit sigma-70; protein product: MSEEFDPLVQAARGGDERAFRALVEPLGRELHAYAYRMLGGFHDADDALQESRLKAWRALATYEPRGTFRAWMYRIVTNTCLDLLKVRSRRVLPQDVSPSIAPGPPTTAPRADIAWIEPYPDALLPTAPSPEQAARLRESVRLALVRVVQVLPPRQRAALILHDVLDWSVVEVAAMLETTEAAINSALQRARATIARAAPATSVLAPSHAEVVERFVRAWESGDFDGFVALLATDAVMNMPPWEYWLDGKDAVVATMRSPGTWDGEPRPGRYKMVPAPMNGEPAALAYVRAPDGRYHSVCLTALSLDAHGRIVELTTYVLPELFAAWGFPAVLDA